Sequence from the Terriglobia bacterium genome:
CCACATGGAGACGCTTTTATTGCGTTCGCTGTCCGGAGATCCCGCGCGCGATTCCGCTCTGTATCGGGAAATCATTCAGGTCGACAGCGAGATGTTGACAATCGATCCATACGTACCATTTCCCCGGAAGAATCTGGCCGGCGCCTACTACAACCTGGGCGACTCCGCCGAAGCCTTCAAGCAGGTCCAATTGGCCATCCATTACGAACCCAACTACGTACCCGGATATCTGCAACTCGCATCCTGGTATGCCGATAGCGGCAATGTCGTTGCTAACCGCCAATACACCGCGGCGGCGACGACGATCGTCGAGAAGTATCGCAACTTCAAACCGACCGAAATTTACGAAGCCATACTGCTCGGCAGACCGACGCTGCCGGGGGATACCAGATAGAATGCCTGAAATTCTCATCACCACGTCTCCATTCGGAGAAGGCGACGCCGCTGCACTCGAACTTCTCACAAGGAACAACATCTCCTACAAGCTCAATCCGCTTAAACGTCGGTTGAGCGAACAAGAGATTGCAAGTCTGATCGGCTCATACGAAGTGGTTATCGCCGGAACCGAACCTGTCACGGCGTCCGTTTTGGATCGCGCGCCGCAGTTGAAACTGCTTGCACACACCGGAATCGGCCTCGATAACATCGACCTTGGCGCTGCGCGTGCGAGAGGCATCGCGGTGACGTACACGCCGTCGGCTCCCTCCCCCGCGGTTGCCGAACTCGTTATCGGGCAAATGATTGCGCTGCTGCGAAAATCGGCATGTGCCGATCGCCGGCTGCGGCAAGGCAGCTGGAATCGGATCATTGGCCGGCGTCTGGCGAACATGACGGTCGGAGTGATCGGTGTCGGCCGGGTCGGACGCCTGGTCGTCCAGCATCTCCAGGGCTTTAAGCCCAGGCGCATTCTGCTCAACGATTTGGCTGTCGACGATGACTATGCAAGGCAAAACGGCTGCGAGTGGGCCGCTAAGGAAACTATCTTCCGCGCTGCCGACATCATTACGCTTCACATTCCTTTAACTCCGCAGACACGGCGGCTGATCGGCCCGAGCGAACTCCATTCGATGAAGCCCGGCGCCGTCCTTATTAACACGTCCCGTGGTCCGATCGTGGACGAGGCCGCCCTTACCAATGCCTTACGCGAACGGCCGGATTTCTCCGCCGCAATCGACGTGTTCGAAGAGGAGCCCTACAAGGGCGAACTCGCCGGTCTCGAAAACTGCCTGCTCTCGTGCCACATGGGATCCTGCACGGACGATTGCCGGCTCGAGATGGAAACCCAAGCAGCCAAAGAAGTTATTCGATACTTTCGCGGCGAACCCTTCGCTATGCCGGTGCCCGATTCGGAGTATGCCCTCCAGGCCGAAATGTAAGTGAGAACATTGGATCATTGCATCAATGATGCGATGGTTTCAAAAGAATGAACTGGCGGTTGAGACTCCTGAGTGGGAGCGCGCTTATGATACTCTCTGGGTGAGTCGAAATCGATCCGAGGTGGTGCATGGCCAAAGTCTTGATTGTGGATGATGACAGGCA
This genomic interval carries:
- a CDS encoding phosphoglycerate dehydrogenase, producing MPEILITTSPFGEGDAAALELLTRNNISYKLNPLKRRLSEQEIASLIGSYEVVIAGTEPVTASVLDRAPQLKLLAHTGIGLDNIDLGAARARGIAVTYTPSAPSPAVAELVIGQMIALLRKSACADRRLRQGSWNRIIGRRLANMTVGVIGVGRVGRLVVQHLQGFKPRRILLNDLAVDDDYARQNGCEWAAKETIFRAADIITLHIPLTPQTRRLIGPSELHSMKPGAVLINTSRGPIVDEAALTNALRERPDFSAAIDVFEEEPYKGELAGLENCLLSCHMGSCTDDCRLEMETQAAKEVIRYFRGEPFAMPVPDSEYALQAEM